From one Eptesicus fuscus isolate TK198812 chromosome 3, DD_ASM_mEF_20220401, whole genome shotgun sequence genomic stretch:
- the CXADR gene encoding coxsackievirus and adenovirus receptor isoform X1 has protein sequence MALLRCFLLLCGVADVTRSLSITSPDHMIEKAKGETAYLPCKFTQGPEDQGPLDIEWLLSPADNQKVDQVIILYSGDKIYDDYYPDLKGRVHFTSSDLKAGDASINVTNLQLSDIGTYQCKVKKAPGVGNKKIQLKVLVKPSGTRCYVDGSEEIGNDFKLKCEPKEGSLPLQYEWQKMSNSQKLPTALITEMTSSVINVKNATTEYSGTYKCTVSNRVGSDQCQLRLDVVPPSNRAGTIAGAIIGTLLALMLICVIIFCCHKKRREEKYEKEVHHDIREDVPPPKSRTSTARSYIGSNHSSLGSMSPSNMEGYSKTQYNQVPSEDFERAPQSPTLPPAKVAAPNLSRMGAVPVMIPAQSKDGSIV, from the exons ATGTCACCAGAAGTTTGAGTATCACCAGTCCTGACCACATGATTGAAAAGGCCAAAGGGGAAACTGCCTATTTGCCCTGCAAATTTACGCAAGGTCCGGAAGACCAGGGACCGCTGGACATCGAGTGGCTGCTGTCCCCGGCCGATAATCAGAAGGTGGATCAAGTG attattttatattctggagACAAAATTTACGATGACTACTATCCAGATCTAAAAGGACGAGTACATTTCACAAGTAGTGACCTCAAAGCAGGGGATGCGTCAATCAATGTGACCAATTTACAGCTGTCAGATATTGGCACCTATCAGTGCAAAGTAAAAAAAGCCCCTGGCGTTGGAAATAAGAAGATTCAGCTGAAAGTTCTTG tTAAGCCTTCGGGTACAAGATGTTATGTGGATGGATCAGAAGAAATTGGGAATGACTTTAAACTGAAATGTGAACCAAAGGAAGGTTCACTTCCGTTACAATATGAATGGCAGAAAATGTCCAACTCACAGAAACTGCCCACGGCACTGATAACAG AAATGACTTCCTCTGTGATCAATGTAAAAAATGCCACCACTGAGTACTCTGGGACGTACAAGTGCACAGTCAGCAACAGGGTGGGCTCTGACCAGTGCCAGCTGCGCCTGGATGTTGTTCCTC CATCAAACAGAGCTGGAACAATTGCCGGAGCTATTATAGGAACTCTGCTTGCTCTCATGCTCATCTGCGTGATCATCTTTTGCTGCCATAAAAAGCGCAGagaggaaaaatatgaaaaagaagttCATCATGATATCAG GGAAGACGTGCCTCCCCCCAAGAGCCGGACGTCCACGGCCAGAAGCTACATCGGCAGCAATCACTCATCTCTGGGGTCCATGTCTCCTTCCAACATGGAGGGCTATTCCAAGACTCAGTATAACCAAGTACCAAGCGAAGATTTTGAACGCGCTCCTCAGAGTCCAACTCTCCCACCCGCCAAGGTAGCTGCCCCTAATCTCAGTAGGATGGGAGCGGTGCCAGTGATGATTCCAGCCCAGAGCAAGGACGGGTCTATAGTATAG
- the CXADR gene encoding coxsackievirus and adenovirus receptor isoform X2: MALLRCFLLLCGVADVTRSLSITSPDHMIEKAKGETAYLPCKFTQGPEDQGPLDIEWLLSPADNQKVDQVIILYSGDKIYDDYYPDLKGRVHFTSSDLKAGDASINVTNLQLSDIGTYQCKVKKAPGVGNKKIQLKVLVKPSGTRCYVDGSEEIGNDFKLKCEPKEGSLPLQYEWQKMSNSQKLPTALITEMTSSVINVKNATTEYSGTYKCTVSNRVGSDQCQLRLDVVPPSNRAGTIAGAIIGTLLALMLICVIIFCCHKKRREEKYEKEVHHDIREDVPPPKSRTSTARSYIGSNHSSLGSMSPSNMEGYSKTQYNQVPSEDFERAPQSPTLPPAKFKYTYKTDGITVV; this comes from the exons ATGTCACCAGAAGTTTGAGTATCACCAGTCCTGACCACATGATTGAAAAGGCCAAAGGGGAAACTGCCTATTTGCCCTGCAAATTTACGCAAGGTCCGGAAGACCAGGGACCGCTGGACATCGAGTGGCTGCTGTCCCCGGCCGATAATCAGAAGGTGGATCAAGTG attattttatattctggagACAAAATTTACGATGACTACTATCCAGATCTAAAAGGACGAGTACATTTCACAAGTAGTGACCTCAAAGCAGGGGATGCGTCAATCAATGTGACCAATTTACAGCTGTCAGATATTGGCACCTATCAGTGCAAAGTAAAAAAAGCCCCTGGCGTTGGAAATAAGAAGATTCAGCTGAAAGTTCTTG tTAAGCCTTCGGGTACAAGATGTTATGTGGATGGATCAGAAGAAATTGGGAATGACTTTAAACTGAAATGTGAACCAAAGGAAGGTTCACTTCCGTTACAATATGAATGGCAGAAAATGTCCAACTCACAGAAACTGCCCACGGCACTGATAACAG AAATGACTTCCTCTGTGATCAATGTAAAAAATGCCACCACTGAGTACTCTGGGACGTACAAGTGCACAGTCAGCAACAGGGTGGGCTCTGACCAGTGCCAGCTGCGCCTGGATGTTGTTCCTC CATCAAACAGAGCTGGAACAATTGCCGGAGCTATTATAGGAACTCTGCTTGCTCTCATGCTCATCTGCGTGATCATCTTTTGCTGCCATAAAAAGCGCAGagaggaaaaatatgaaaaagaagttCATCATGATATCAG GGAAGACGTGCCTCCCCCCAAGAGCCGGACGTCCACGGCCAGAAGCTACATCGGCAGCAATCACTCATCTCTGGGGTCCATGTCTCCTTCCAACATGGAGGGCTATTCCAAGACTCAGTATAACCAAGTACCAAGCGAAGATTTTGAACGCGCTCCTCAGAGTCCAACTCTCCCACCCGCCAAG